In Paenibacillus hexagrammi, the following are encoded in one genomic region:
- a CDS encoding glycoside hydrolase family 9 protein, whose product MTHPHGSIPSISLNQIGYRPHDDKIALFAGMGGSFYVEDSKGMKVCRGETLKARNDAGISGQTVYYADFSALMKPGTYRIVHVEAGASEAFVIEEKPYKEVHKGLLKAFYYFRCGIELQEEFAAPWTHHACHLAPAIVYGQEDRRIDVCGGWHDAGDYGKYAGPGAKAVADLLLAFELYPNAFVDAVPLPETDGRIPDVLHECRYELDFLLNMQDEETGGVFHKVTTLQFPSLDCMPEHDLADLYLSPISAAATGCFAGVMAMAARVYQPYDAAYAEVCLRAAERAYAWLERNPDVPGFKNPPEIATGEYGDKLDHDERYWASAELYRTTGDQRYHQALKAWAAGNTFELYELGWADMGGYGTIAYLLTEKDRVDLKLYDKLQCGLVEDARRLAIISEQDGYGISLAPEQYIWGSNMLVMNNAMLMLIAHHFYKDSALEKCALDHVHYLLGRNALSMSYVTGYGTNPIRNPHHRPSVGDGVADPVPGQVAGGPNRHLQDDYAKVTLTGQPPAKCFVDHMDSYATNEVTIYWNSPAVFVFSHFAS is encoded by the coding sequence GTGACACATCCGCATGGATCGATACCTAGCATTAGCTTGAATCAAATCGGTTACAGGCCTCATGATGACAAAATTGCGTTATTCGCAGGAATGGGCGGAAGCTTCTATGTAGAAGACAGCAAGGGGATGAAAGTGTGTAGAGGCGAGACCTTGAAAGCACGAAATGATGCGGGAATCAGCGGGCAAACGGTCTATTACGCTGACTTTTCAGCATTGATGAAGCCAGGTACATACCGCATTGTTCATGTGGAGGCAGGGGCTTCCGAAGCTTTCGTCATTGAAGAGAAGCCCTATAAGGAAGTGCATAAGGGGCTGCTTAAAGCTTTCTATTATTTCCGCTGTGGGATAGAACTTCAGGAGGAATTTGCCGCTCCATGGACCCACCATGCGTGCCACTTGGCTCCGGCCATCGTGTATGGTCAGGAGGACCGCCGAATTGATGTTTGCGGTGGCTGGCACGATGCCGGAGATTACGGCAAATATGCAGGACCAGGGGCGAAAGCAGTGGCGGACCTGCTGCTGGCTTTCGAGCTTTACCCGAATGCCTTTGTGGATGCGGTGCCGCTTCCTGAAACAGACGGACGTATTCCGGATGTGCTGCATGAGTGCAGATACGAACTGGATTTTCTGCTCAACATGCAGGATGAGGAGACAGGCGGAGTCTTCCATAAAGTAACGACACTGCAATTCCCTTCACTCGATTGCATGCCGGAGCATGATCTGGCCGACTTATACCTGTCCCCAATTTCCGCGGCGGCTACCGGCTGCTTCGCAGGAGTCATGGCCATGGCTGCTAGAGTCTATCAGCCTTATGATGCTGCCTATGCGGAAGTATGCTTGAGGGCAGCGGAGCGTGCCTATGCATGGCTTGAGCGTAATCCAGATGTGCCTGGATTTAAGAACCCGCCTGAGATTGCTACAGGTGAATACGGTGACAAGCTGGATCACGACGAACGCTACTGGGCTTCCGCGGAGCTGTACCGGACAACAGGCGATCAGCGGTACCATCAAGCACTGAAAGCTTGGGCTGCAGGAAATACATTTGAGTTGTATGAGCTCGGATGGGCGGATATGGGCGGTTATGGGACCATCGCATATCTTCTCACGGAGAAGGACCGCGTAGATCTCAAGCTCTATGACAAGCTCCAATGCGGGCTTGTAGAAGATGCGCGACGTTTGGCTATAATTAGTGAGCAGGACGGCTACGGAATCTCTCTTGCTCCCGAGCAGTACATATGGGGCAGCAACATGCTGGTGATGAACAATGCGATGCTGATGCTGATTGCGCATCACTTCTACAAAGACTCGGCGCTTGAAAAATGTGCACTGGATCACGTTCATTATCTGCTTGGACGAAATGCATTAAGCATGAGCTATGTAACCGGGTATGGAACAAACCCTATAAGGAATCCGCACCATCGTCCTTCAGTCGGTGATGGCGTTGCTGACCCGGTTCCTGGGCAAGTTGCCGGTGGTCCCAACCGTCATTTGCAGGATGACTATGCCAAAGTTACCCTTACAGGCCAGCCACCTGCCAAGTGCTTTGTGGACCATATGGACAGCTACGCAACGAATGAAGTCACGATCTATTGGAACTCTCCTGCGGTGTTTGTTTTTTCGCATTTTGCAAGCTGA
- a CDS encoding MFS transporter produces MNLRHAGAAFVDRHFHALTHRNYRYMWLGQCVSLIGTWMQNIGQSWLVLTLTGSPFLLGLVGAFQFTPILLFSLFAGVIVDKFPKKNILIVTQSISMLLAFTLAILVFTDTVRYSYILILALLLGLNNTFDMPTRQAFNIEIVGKEDLMNAIALNSTTFNMARIIGPSIGAVMMAWLGAGWCFLLNGISFIAVIYGITRIQAAPYVRQKKSNENMWNEIKDGLRYISRDPLLSETLLLVTVVGTLAFNFNVLIPVFTKNVLHMGETTYGTLMSCLGIGSFIGALTMSLRSKKGPRLTLSIIASLVVSGCLVLNGLSSSVLLCGFALAMTGFFNIMFSTNSNSNLQMNAKEEYRARVMSVYALVFAGSTPIGNLLAGYIADRFGANGAFLTCGILSAVLSLVIILKYKYRSGKLNQAHA; encoded by the coding sequence ATGAATCTTCGACATGCGGGAGCTGCTTTTGTTGATCGGCATTTTCATGCGCTCACACACCGCAATTACCGCTATATGTGGCTAGGACAGTGCGTATCGCTTATCGGCACTTGGATGCAAAATATTGGTCAGTCCTGGCTAGTGCTCACTTTGACCGGGTCACCTTTCTTGCTGGGGCTTGTGGGCGCCTTTCAGTTCACACCAATTCTATTGTTCTCTTTATTTGCAGGAGTCATCGTCGATAAATTTCCCAAGAAAAATATACTGATTGTTACGCAATCGATTTCGATGTTGCTGGCTTTTACTCTGGCAATCCTTGTATTCACGGACACGGTCAGATACAGCTACATTCTTATACTAGCCCTGCTGCTTGGGCTGAACAATACGTTCGATATGCCGACCCGACAGGCGTTTAATATCGAAATCGTCGGCAAAGAGGACCTGATGAACGCGATCGCTCTGAATTCGACGACCTTTAACATGGCTAGAATTATTGGTCCGTCGATTGGAGCCGTTATGATGGCTTGGTTGGGAGCGGGTTGGTGTTTTCTGCTGAACGGGATCAGCTTTATCGCAGTAATTTATGGGATTACCCGCATCCAAGCAGCACCTTATGTCCGGCAGAAGAAATCTAACGAGAATATGTGGAATGAAATCAAGGACGGGCTTCGGTATATATCCCGTGACCCGCTTCTATCTGAGACACTGCTGCTGGTAACGGTCGTCGGTACGCTTGCTTTTAACTTTAATGTCCTTATTCCGGTCTTTACGAAAAACGTGCTGCACATGGGAGAGACCACGTATGGCACTTTGATGTCCTGTCTGGGAATAGGCTCCTTTATCGGGGCTCTAACGATGTCGCTGCGCAGTAAAAAAGGCCCGCGGCTAACCTTAAGCATCATCGCCAGCCTCGTGGTTTCTGGATGTCTTGTGCTGAACGGCCTCAGTTCCTCCGTACTGTTATGTGGGTTTGCGCTCGCGATGACCGGATTCTTCAATATCATGTTCTCAACCAATAGCAACTCTAACTTGCAAATGAATGCCAAGGAGGAGTACAGGGCGCGCGTGATGAGTGTCTATGCGCTGGTTTTCGCCGGCTCTACGCCGATCGGTAACTTGCTGGCTGGGTATATAGCGGATCGTTTCGGAGCTAACGGTGCATTCTTAACCTGTGGCATTCTGAGTGCGGTACTCAGTCTTGTTATTATTTTGAAATATAAATATAGATCCGGCAAATTAAATCAAGCGCATGCTTGA
- a CDS encoding glyoxalase superfamily protein, protein MVELGGITPILRMFDVDKALHFYRDYLGFQIDWEHRFEPDLPLYMSISRDHCCLHLSEHYGDGSPGAHLRIKVMHLESWHKELLASRHPFSRPGLTRTPWCTQEMTLIDPFFNKLTFYEDIS, encoded by the coding sequence ATGGTTGAATTAGGCGGTATAACGCCCATCCTAAGAATGTTTGATGTAGATAAAGCTTTGCACTTCTATAGAGATTACCTGGGCTTTCAAATCGATTGGGAGCATCGCTTTGAGCCGGACCTCCCCTTGTATATGTCCATATCCAGGGATCACTGCTGCTTGCATCTGTCTGAACACTACGGGGATGGCAGTCCCGGGGCACATCTTCGGATTAAGGTGATGCACCTTGAATCATGGCATAAGGAATTGCTGGCAAGCAGGCATCCTTTCTCTCGGCCGGGTTTGACACGTACGCCATGGTGCACGCAAGAAATGACGCTCATCGATCCCTTCTTTAACAAGCTTACTTTTTATGAAGATATATCATGA
- a CDS encoding NAD(P)/FAD-dependent oxidoreductase — MSMYDLIVVGAGPAGIFACYEMTLRKPDAKVLLVDKGHDIYHRSCPILENKIKLCPPPAGKKDFSGCLPACSITAGFGGAGAYSDGKFNITTEFGGWMTDYLAPSKVLELIRYVDEINLQHGATPQITDPTTEAVKQIEQRSYAAGLKLLRAQVRHLGTEQNLMILQSIYEHLKTRIDMQFKTEVEDIITVKDDGKHIIQGILLKNGTEIRGQHVMLAPGRDGSAWLTQVLKKRRLSMYNNQVDVGVRVETSDVVMREINEHLYEGKFIYNTSVGTRVRTFCSNPSGHVVVENHSGVMAANGHSYKDPALGSSNTNFALLVSHKFTEPFDKPNEYAREICKRANDLSNGGVIVQKFGDILRGRRSTEDRIREGFLEPTLKEAVPGDLGLVLPYNTMKSLIEMIHALEKVTPGIAAEHTLFYGVEAKFYSARPKLTEGFETEIKGLYCGGDGAGITRGLAQAGAAGVWVAQNVLKRY, encoded by the coding sequence ATGAGCATGTATGATTTGATCGTAGTCGGTGCAGGTCCGGCTGGTATTTTTGCCTGCTATGAAATGACGCTTCGCAAGCCCGACGCCAAGGTTCTTCTAGTAGACAAAGGACACGATATTTACCATCGCAGCTGCCCGATTCTGGAAAATAAAATAAAGCTTTGCCCTCCTCCCGCCGGTAAGAAGGATTTCTCCGGATGTCTGCCTGCCTGCTCGATTACTGCAGGTTTCGGCGGCGCCGGCGCTTACAGTGACGGCAAATTCAACATTACGACCGAGTTCGGCGGATGGATGACGGATTATTTGGCTCCTTCCAAGGTGCTCGAGCTGATCCGTTATGTGGATGAAATCAACCTGCAGCACGGTGCAACTCCCCAGATTACAGATCCGACTACGGAAGCTGTCAAGCAAATTGAGCAGCGTTCTTACGCTGCCGGGCTAAAGCTGCTTCGCGCGCAGGTTCGTCACTTAGGCACCGAGCAGAATCTGATGATTCTGCAATCCATTTACGAGCATTTGAAAACCCGCATTGATATGCAGTTCAAAACAGAAGTTGAAGACATCATCACCGTCAAGGACGACGGCAAGCATATCATTCAAGGGATTTTGCTCAAAAACGGAACGGAAATCCGCGGCCAGCATGTGATGCTCGCTCCTGGGCGCGACGGCTCCGCGTGGCTGACTCAGGTGCTCAAAAAACGCCGTCTAAGCATGTACAACAATCAAGTAGACGTCGGCGTCCGCGTGGAGACATCCGATGTCGTGATGCGCGAAATCAACGAGCATTTATATGAAGGCAAGTTCATCTACAATACTTCCGTAGGTACGCGTGTTCGCACGTTCTGCAGCAACCCGTCCGGTCACGTTGTGGTCGAGAATCACAGCGGCGTCATGGCTGCCAACGGACATTCCTACAAAGACCCTGCGCTCGGGTCTAGCAATACCAACTTCGCTCTGCTGGTATCGCATAAATTCACAGAGCCGTTCGACAAGCCGAACGAATATGCACGGGAGATTTGTAAAAGAGCGAACGATCTCTCAAACGGGGGCGTTATCGTACAGAAATTCGGCGATATCCTCCGTGGACGCAGATCAACTGAAGACCGTATTCGCGAAGGCTTCTTGGAGCCAACCTTGAAAGAAGCGGTACCTGGAGACCTTGGATTGGTGCTTCCATACAACACGATGAAGAGCCTGATCGAGATGATTCATGCCCTGGAAAAAGTAACACCGGGTATCGCCGCGGAGCACACGCTCTTCTACGGCGTAGAGGCTAAGTTCTACTCGGCTCGTCCGAAATTAACGGAAGGGTTTGAAACGGAGATCAAGGGCTTGTATTGCGGCGGAGACGGCGCTGGAATTACCCGCGGGTTGGCGCAAGCTGGCGCTGCAGGCGTATGGGTGGCCCAGAATGTTTTAAAAAGATACTAA
- a CDS encoding MarR family winged helix-turn-helix transcriptional regulator: MIESKNSITRWVSLLYRYGQMYIGDRLKDYDIGKGQHIFLNALYKEDGLTQEEISDYLKIDKGTTAKALKKLEEQGYITRKASEKDKRCNHVYLTDKALGIKGDVRAVLTGWTERLTQEFTEEEKQMAHRILEKMGSNAAKFAANSEN, translated from the coding sequence GTGATTGAATCCAAAAATTCTATAACCAGATGGGTTTCGCTTCTATATCGATATGGTCAGATGTATATAGGGGACCGGCTGAAGGATTATGACATTGGCAAAGGTCAGCATATTTTTTTAAATGCTTTATATAAGGAGGATGGTTTAACCCAGGAGGAGATCTCTGATTATTTAAAGATCGATAAAGGTACGACAGCAAAGGCACTCAAGAAGCTTGAAGAGCAGGGGTACATAACCCGGAAGGCAAGCGAGAAAGATAAAAGGTGCAATCATGTTTATTTGACAGATAAAGCCTTGGGTATTAAGGGAGATGTAAGAGCGGTTCTGACCGGCTGGACGGAGCGGCTGACACAAGAGTTTACCGAAGAAGAGAAACAGATGGCCCATAGAATATTGGAGAAAATGGGAAGCAACGCCGCGAAATTCGCAGCAAACAGTGAAAACTAA
- a CDS encoding MATE family efflux transporter, producing the protein MAFSLTLGLGVVVSLLLYFGAGSFVTMLQVPEALHGMTRQYIGIVGSGTIVMSAVLTLGTVIRSTGNTKGPMLVAIGMNIIHIFGNYVFIFGAFGMPQWGLFGVSLSTVGSRLAALAVLYVIFRKSFAGTIKFSDYRVFDRPLLKEVAKVGFPMALSSASWTVSQVVIFSIVATMGAEQLAARTYLNTMESFSFMAGWSFAMAVQIQVAHLYGAGKMNQAYRSAYKALFWGEIVVVVNTLLLFLGGRWILGMFTENHEIVSIVLGILALDLVLQPLKMWNMPLNNSLNAVGDTQYVMYISMISMWIVAVGGTYLFGLTFGWLIYGVYIAMIMDEAIRGILVQRRWISRKKLPKETETAVPSLNDQAVLQG; encoded by the coding sequence ATGGCTTTCTCACTCACGCTGGGGCTTGGTGTTGTGGTCAGTTTGCTGTTGTATTTCGGTGCGGGATCGTTTGTCACGATGCTGCAGGTTCCGGAAGCCTTGCATGGGATGACTCGGCAGTATATCGGGATTGTAGGAAGCGGAACTATTGTCATGTCCGCAGTACTCACGCTTGGTACAGTCATTCGCAGCACTGGCAACACAAAAGGGCCGATGCTTGTCGCAATCGGAATGAATATCATCCACATTTTTGGCAATTATGTGTTTATTTTTGGTGCTTTTGGCATGCCGCAGTGGGGACTCTTTGGTGTGTCACTGTCGACTGTCGGAAGCAGGCTCGCGGCTCTCGCGGTGCTGTATGTTATTTTTCGCAAGTCTTTTGCAGGAACGATTAAGTTCAGTGATTACAGAGTGTTTGACCGTCCGCTACTAAAGGAAGTGGCGAAGGTGGGATTTCCGATGGCGCTCAGCTCGGCGTCCTGGACCGTATCGCAGGTCGTTATTTTCTCGATCGTGGCGACGATGGGCGCGGAGCAGCTAGCTGCAAGAACGTATCTGAACACGATGGAATCGTTCTCGTTTATGGCGGGATGGTCGTTTGCGATGGCTGTGCAAATTCAAGTAGCGCACTTATATGGCGCTGGGAAGATGAACCAGGCGTACAGAAGCGCGTACAAAGCATTGTTCTGGGGCGAAATTGTGGTGGTTGTGAACACATTGCTGCTGTTCCTCGGGGGCAGATGGATTCTCGGGATGTTTACGGAAAATCACGAGATCGTATCAATCGTGCTTGGAATCCTGGCTCTGGACCTGGTGCTTCAACCGCTTAAAATGTGGAACATGCCGCTCAACAATTCACTCAATGCAGTTGGTGATACCCAATACGTCATGTACATCAGTATGATTAGTATGTGGATTGTAGCTGTAGGCGGGACTTATCTATTCGGCTTGACCTTCGGCTGGCTGATCTACGGGGTATACATTGCGATGATTATGGATGAAGCGATCCGCGGCATACTTGTCCAACGCCGGTGGATATCACGGAAGAAGCTTCCGAAGGAAACGGAAACGGCCGTTCCAAGCTTGAACGATCAGGCTGTGCTGCAGGGGTAA
- a CDS encoding HIT domain-containing protein has protein sequence MLTEDFYCEEVLSGRTTVNKVLETENVLAYHHTRPFYPVHIVAIPKRHIPSLLTLESGDNELLLELMEVIKRIAAQVTAQHGACRVLTNLGQYQDSKHLHFHVCYGEPLR, from the coding sequence CTGTTGACGGAAGATTTTTATTGCGAAGAGGTTTTAAGCGGCCGTACTACGGTAAACAAGGTATTGGAGACGGAGAACGTGCTCGCTTATCACCACACTCGTCCGTTTTATCCGGTTCATATTGTTGCCATCCCTAAAAGACATATTCCCTCCCTGCTTACACTCGAATCAGGGGACAATGAACTCTTGCTCGAACTCATGGAAGTCATTAAAAGGATCGCGGCGCAGGTAACGGCCCAGCACGGTGCTTGCAGGGTCCTCACCAACTTAGGCCAATACCAGGACTCCAAGCATCTGCACTTTCATGTATGTTATGGTGAACCGCTTCGTTAG